A stretch of the Pelmatolapia mariae isolate MD_Pm_ZW linkage group LG23, Pm_UMD_F_2, whole genome shotgun sequence genome encodes the following:
- the iqcb1 gene encoding IQ calmodulin-binding motif-containing protein 1 produces MEVKKKPEEEENELVSELKRQLENEHLTPVEKLRLLNDGLNNALNSAAVHVNSGELTRLKSQLYLSGVLIHCVRVLSLHPSSLWGDLSAAATLAHLTSSCCVGVEPGLHSETFHRLFLPSFVDALLSLAAQLVNRAENVSLLRKVMDSVGWLLAAHTHLTEKVLSSIHYEQIQVCDDVTVSLLCVQMWIQTCTANSDFLSGLSDDSILLLLNEAIGQLALSSDSTVGGASLRLILLMASQLGRCLRPLLLSFRGLDSLLHKDWRGRGFDQGIDQLIALIQSEKDVVSQTQGSSEHVRAACVIQAAWRSYKTRCRVKSLNRAVSVLQRKYRARRREQQQQKEAQLWEEELKYQVCVRRQQARRRFHQKQRQLLQLLPADQVQSYLQECENRAAVVIQSFWRGFRERRHYSSTQRHMLRREQAVRTLQRGVRRFLQKRRAAKVPPLPPFWIGQKGLTDSRRAELKRQVDEYIATHQSFRVSPEECSCLHEEVQLLLLSVLQTGAQQRMEEQRVEALLAHVHTQLELLRDAPPLSVVTETDADTFLSPSGPVAARARDAHNAMLQASRLPWWRTLGDTDAGRVDPLGSTHLPELEEELGGLYIGGTVADKKQTQVDEVKL; encoded by the exons ATGGAGGTGAAGAAGAAgcctgaggaagaggagaatgAGCTGGTGTCGGAGCTGAAGAGGCAGCTGGAGAATGAACACCTAACCCCAGTGGAAAAACTCAGACTGCTGAACGATGGCTTAAACA ATGCTCTGAACTCGGCAGCTGTCCACGTGAACAGTGGCGAGCTGACTCGGCTGAAGTCTCAGCTGTATCTGAGCGGCGTGCTGATCCACTGCGTCCGTGTTCTGTCTCTGCATCCCAGCAGCCTGTGGGGCGACCTGAGCGCCGCTGCTACACTGGCCCACCTCACCAG ctcCTGCTGTGTGGGGGTGGAGCCTGGCCTACACTCTGAGACCTTTCATCGGCTCTTTCTGCCGTCATTCGTGGATGCTCTGCTGTCATTGGCTGCTCAGCTGGTGAACCGAGCAGAG aatgtGTCTCTCCTCAGGAAGGTGATGGACTCTGTCGGCTGGCTGCTCGCCGCTCACACTCACCTCACAGAGAAAG tCCTCAGCTCCATCCACTATGAGCAGATCCAggtgtgtgatgatgtcactgtgtcTCTGCTCTGTGTCCAGATGTGGATTCAAACCTGCACGGCCAACAG CGACTTCCTGTCTGGGTTGAGCGACGATTCCATACTTCTGCTGCTCAACGAGGCCATTGGCCAATTAGCTCTCAGTTCTGACTCTACGGTGGGAGGGGCCTCCCTCAGATTGATCCTCCTTATGGCCAGTCAGCTGGGCCGCTGCCTCCGGCCCCTCCTCCTCAGCTTCAGAG GTCTGGACAGCCTGCTGCACAAAGACTGGAGGGGGCGGGGCTTCGACCAGGGCATTGATCAGCTGATCGCTCTTATCCAGTCAGAGAAGGATGTCGTTAGTCAAACACAG GGGAGCAGTGAGCATGTGCGGGCGGCATGTGTGATCCAAGCAGCTTGGAGGTCGTATAAGACCAGATGCAGAGTGAAGAGTCTCAACAGAGCCGTCAGCGTCCTGCAGAGGAAGTACAG ggCTCGGAGAagggagcagcagcagcagaaggagGCGCAGCTGTGGGAGGAGGAGCTCAAGTATCAG gtgtgtgtgagacgtCAGCAGGCGAGGAGGAGGTTCCACCAGAAACAGagacagctgctgcagctgctcccAGCAG aCCAGGTGCAGTCATACCTGCAGGAGTGCGAGAATCGAGCCGCTGTGGTGATCCAGAGCTTCTGGCGAGGCTTCAGAGAGAGACGACACTACAGCAGCACGCAGCGGCACATGCTCAGACGAGAGCAAGCTGTCAGGACGCTGCAGAGAGGG GTGCGTCGTTTTCTACAGAAGCGACGAGCAGCAAAAGTCCCGCCCCTCCCTCCTTTCTGGATTGGTCAGAAAGGTTTGACAGACAGCCGGAGGGCGGAGCTAAAGCGGCAGGTGGATGAGTACATCGCTACACATCAG TCGTTCCGTGTGTCTCCTGAGGAGTGTTCCTGCCTCCATGAGGaggtgcagctgctgctgctgtcagtgctgcagacaGGAGCTCAGCAGAGGATGGAGGAGCAGCGGGTAGAGGCACTGCTGgctcacgtgcacacacagcTGGAGCTGCTCCGAG ATGCTCCGCCCCTCTCTGTTGTCACAGAGACAGACGCTGACACCTTCCTGAGCCCGTCGGGTCCCGTCGCTGCTCGTGCCCGTGACGCCCACAACGCCATGCTCCAGGCGAGCCGGCTACCCTGGTGGAGGACGCTGGGAGACACGGACGCAGGTCGTGTGGATCCATTGGGCTCCACCCACCTGCCTGAGCTGGAGGAAGAGCTGGGAGGACTGTACATAGGAGGGACTGTGGCGGACAAGAAACAGACTCAGGTGGACGAAGTCAAACTGTAA